The Bacteroidota bacterium genome contains the following window.
AAACAACTTGTTGACAACTATTATTTTGTTAGTATTCCTAAAGTTGTAAACTAAGTTTTCTGGCAATTGTTCCTTACCCTCGCATTATTTTCAAATCAAAAAGGTCATTTACTCCAAACGGTTTGACAGAGAATAGCGGGTCGCCATATTGCGCACCAATCATCTGTCCATAAAACTTCGCACGCGTATCGATGAATTCCAAGAATGATTTTTTACTTAATAAAGTTTCAGGGTCTTTTGATTGCGGATTAAAAAATTGCGATTTATATGCACGCACAGCTTTCTGTCTTACATCATAAACATCACTGATATCAACAATGAAGGAGGGGATGAATTCATACTTCATCATATAATTAAAATAATGGAACGGACGCCACGGCTTTTGATTTACGCCGTCGAGCGTAGTTTTAAGGTTCACGAGTCCGGAGTAAAACCAGGCGTGTTGCGATAAATGATGTGCGTGCGAATGATCGGGATGGCGGTCGTGCCAATGCGGCGATAGTAATATTTTGGGCTTATATTTTCTGATAATTCGGATGAGTTTGATTTGATTTTCTTTATTTAACTCAATGTTCCCATCTGGTAAATACAGATTTTCCCTTGCTGAAAGTCCGAGAATTTTTGAAGCAGTCTCGGCTTCCTTTGCCCGTATATCACGTGAACCTCGTGTGCCTAATTCGCCTTCTGTCAAATCTAATATCCCTACTTTATGTCCGAGTCTTACAAGCTTGGCTACTGTTCCTGCACAACCTAATTCAACATCATCCGGGTGCGCGCCGATTGCTAATACATCGAGTTCCATTCTATCTCCATTTTTTTGTTTAATATAGTAATTGATTATTTGGGATTCAAGCATGGCAGTAAAAAGGCGGTAGTAATGAAGTAGGTAAGGAGAGAAATTGAGAATCGGAGAAATGGTGAATCGGTGAAGGAGATGAATCCACCTGCGTGCAAAAAACAGCACTTCCGCTTGCACTTCGTTTCAGCTGTCAAGTCGGTGGACAGGTAACGAATGAAGAACAAAAGAATTTCGATCAATTAATAAATCCAAAATTGAATTATTTGTTTCTAAAAGCCATTCTCTCTATATTTCGTTATGCAAAATGAAAAAATTTTAACAGTATTCGAACTTACTCGCCGCATTAAAAGCGTTTTAGAAACTGATTTTAGTGCTGTAGTTGTAACCGGTGAAATTTCAAACTTTAAACGCCACCCTTCAGGACACATCTACTTTACGATTAAAGATGAGAAGGCTTCGATATCTGCTACAATATGGCGCAGCAGATCAGCATATCTTACTTTTACACCGCAGGACGGAATGAAAGTAATTGCCCGCGGTTCGATTACTGTCTATGAAGTTCGTGGCTCTTATCAACTTGATGTTGTAAGTTTGAAACCGCTTGGAATCGGTGAGCTTCAAATCGCATTTGAAAAACTAAAACAAAAACTTGCTGCCGAAGGATTGTTCGATCCGCAGCATAAAAAAAATCTACCCGAATATCCTGAACGAATCGGCATAGTAACTTCACCAACAGGTGCAGCTATTCAGGACATTCTAAACATTATTTCGCGACGCTTTCCATCTGTTGAAATTATTCTTTATCCCGTGAAAGTTCAAGGAGCCGGCGCGGCTGAAGAAATTGCTGAGGCAATTTCCGACTTAAATAAATTCGGAAAAGTGGATGTGTTAATAATTGGAAGAGGAGGGGGATCAATTGAAGACCTGTGGGCTTTTAATGAAGAAGTTGTGGCTCGCGCCATATACGCTTCTAAAATTCCCGTCGTAAGCGCAATTGGGCACGAAATCGATTTTACAATTGCCGACTTCGTTTCCGATTTGAGGGCTCCGACTCCATCGGCAGCGGCTGAACTCGTCGTTCACAACCGTTACGAACTGATTGATAATATTAGAAATTTTCTTTATACTATGCAACAAAGTTTGCTAAGTAAGGTTGACAACAATCGATCGCATGTAGCTGGTTTAGTCTCAAGTTACGCCTTCAATAATCCGATTGATAAAGTCCGGCAGTTTTCTCAAAGAATAGATGAGTTAGAAAGATTGTTAGATATTAGTTTTATTCATAAATTTAAATCGACTAAACAATACATTGCAGAACTTGCGAACCGGATACAATCGCTGAATCCGGAAAATGTCATAAAGCGTGGTTATGCAATAATTTATAAAAATTCTAACATTGTAGATTCAATTGAAAATCTTGCCTCAGCCGACGATATCAATATAAAATTTAAAAACGGCTATGCCGATGCAACAGTAAATAACACATATACATTAAATAATGAAAACTAAAAAAACAACCGACACAATAGCAGAAGAACAAAATTTTGAACAAAGTATGAAGCGTCTTGAAAAAATTGTTAACACACTCGAAAACGGAAGTGTTACACTTGAGGATTCCCTCAAAATGTATGAAGAGGGTGTTGACCTTTCAAAAAAATGTTTAGCAAAATTAGAAAATGCAGAAATCAAAATTAAAAAATTAAGTAAAGATTTGAACGGTAAGTTATCATTGCTGGAAGAAGACATAGAAGAATAATAAGAAGTAAAAAAAATGACGACAGGTTCATATTCAATTTTAAATAAAATTAATTCATCAACTGATTTAAAAAAATTAAACTTAAACGATTTAAAAATTCTTTCCGACGAAATCCGGGAATTTTTGATTGATAGTATTTCGAAAACGGGGGGGCATTTAAGTTCGAGTTTAGGTTCGGTTGAACTTACATTGGCGCTCCATTATGTTTTCGATACACCGGGCGATAAGCTCGTTTGGGATGTCGGACATCAAGCTTATGTGCATAAAATAATTACAGGCAGGCGGGATGTTTTTCACACACTACGACAGTTTGGCGGTATCAGCGGATTTTTAAAACGCTCCGAAAGTGAATACGATGCGTTCGGTGCCGGACATGCAAGTACATCAATTTCAGCCGCACTTGGAATGGCTATTGCCCGCGATCTTGCGAACGAGAAATTTCGAGTGCTTGCAATCGTTGGCGACGGTTCGATGACAGGAGGCATGGCTTTCGAAGCAATGAACAATGCCGGTTTGTCGAAAAAAAATATGACTGTTATTTTAAACGATAACAATATGTCGATCTCTCCGAATGTCTCGGCAATAACCAATTATTTTACAGAACTGATAACAAATCCTGAATACAACCGCCTGAAAGCCAACGTTTGGGATTTAACAGGAAAGTTAGGAACGCATGGTGATCGAATTCGTAGGCTCGCTGTAAAATTGGAGGAAGGTATAAAAGTAATTATCACACCCGGAATGTTGTTCGAGGCATTCGGATTCAGATATTTTGGTCCGATGAACGGTCACAATATCCCTAAATTAGTCCGCCTATTCAATCACATCAAAGATTTGCCTGGTCCAATATTGGTGCATGTTGTTACTCAAAAAGGAAAGGGCTACCAGCCGGCAGAAGATAACTCAACTAAGATGCACGGAGTTTCGGCATTCGATATAGACACAGGCAAATCTATCAAAGTTGCAGCGGCTCCACCAAGTTACACCGAAATTGCCGGGCGAACAATCGTTGATCTTGCTAAACAAAATCAGAAGATTGTTGGCATCACCGCCGCTATGCCGGATGGAACAGGATTAGATCAACTGCAGCGTGAAATTCCAGAACGGTTCTTTGATGTTGGTATCGCCGAACAACACGCTGTAACTTTTGCTGCTGGTTTGGCAACACAAGGTTATGTTCCCTTCGTTGCAGTTTATTCTTCATTCTTGCAGCGAGCAATCGATCAAGTTATACACGATGTCGCTCTCCAACATTTACACGTGGTTTTCGCAATCGATCGCGGAGGCATTGTCGGCTCCGATGGTCCTACTCATCACGGCGTATTCGATTTGGCTTACTTACGTATGATTCCCGAAATGGTAATTATGTCACCAAAAGATGAAAACGAATTGAGAAATATGTTTTACACTGCGGCTAATTACGATAAACATATCGCTATCCGTTATCCGCGTGGTAACGGTTTAGGAGTTACGATAAGTGAAAAATACGAAGAGTTGAAAATTGGTAAAGGTGAAGTTGTGCGGGAAGGAAGCGATGTTGCAATTCTTGCAATCGGAAATATGGTTCATCATTCTGTTCTTGCTGCTGAAATTCTCACTCAAGCTACTATCCAAACTGAAGTTGTTAATATGCGATTTGTTAAACCGTTAGATTCAGAACTTATAGATCAAATTGTTGAAAAGTTTAAATACATAGTTACCGTAGAGGATGGAGTTCTTGCCGGTGGATTTGGTTCAGCAGTCCTTGAATATATGAATAGAAAAAATGTTAAAAACGTATCTGTTCTTAACTTGGGAATTGAGGATACTTTTATTACACACGGCACACCCGATGAACTGTATAAATTAATAAAAATCGATCCTGTTGGTATTGCTGAAAGCGTAAAATATTTCTTACAACAAAAATAAGTGATATAAAATGGAAAAACTTAAAATTGGTGTAATAGGGTTAGGATGGGTTGCACAGGTTTTTCATCTTCCTTCATTAAAAAAAAACAACGATGTTGAAGTAACAGCTTTATGCGATAAAGATAAAGCGAAATTAAAATCGGTTGGCGAAAAATTTGGCGTGCGGCAGCTTTACACAAGTTTCGAAGAAATGCTTGCTTCCGAAAAATTAAATGCTGTTACCATTTGCACCCCAACCGACACACACAGGAGCATTGCTGTTGCAGCCCTTAACTCCGCTTTGGATGTTTTTGTTGAACGCCCCATCGCACGTCAGTATAATGAGGCGGTTGAAATTGCCGAAACAGTTAACCGGACAAAACAAAAATTGATGGTAGGAATGAACAACCGATTCCGTCCCGATTTAATGATGTTAAAAAGCATTATCGAAAATGGAGAGCTTGGCGAAATATTTTATCTGAAAGCTGCTTGGGTTAAAAAACTCGGAAGTAACAATCCTTGGCTTACACAAAAAGAAAAATCGGGCGGCGGTGTATTTTTAGATTTAGGTTTAGGCGCTCTCGATACTTTGTTATGGGCGGTGAATTTTAATCCGGTGAAACGGGTAAGTGCAGTTACTTATAACCATACTACAAAAAGTGTTGAAGACTCTTGCATCGCTTTTTTAGAAACTAAAAACGGAACAACTTTGAATCTCGAAACAAGTTGGTCATTTCATGTTTCAGGCGATTCGTTCTCGTGCGAAATCTTTGGAACTAAAGGAAGCGCTCAACTCAATCCGTTACGCATCAATAAAATGATAGGTGGCGATGTGGTAAGTGTAACACCTGTTAAATCGGAAACACCACAGAATATTTTGAAGAAAAGCTACGAGATCGAACTGAAGCATTTCATTGGTGCGGCGAAAGGATTGCATCCGGTTATATCAACTGCCGATGAAGCAGTGCAGCGGATGAAGGTTGTTGATGCTGTTTACAAATCGGCGAAGCTTAAAAAAGAAATCGTTCTTAAATAATGAAGAATGCTGAAGATGAAAAATATTTACAGGAGTGTTTCAAGTTAGCTCAAAAAGGTGCCGGCTATGTAAGCCCGAATCCTTTAGTCGGATGTGTAATTGTTAAAGATGGAAAAATTATTGGAAGGGGATACCATAAACAATTTAGCAAAGCTCACGCTGAAGTAAATGCTTTCAAGCAAGCTAAAAATAGTGTTAAAGGTGCAACTTTGTATGTGAATCTTGAACCTTGTAGTTACTTCGGTAAAACTCCTCCTTGCAGTGATTTGATAATTTCCAAAGGTATCAAAAGAGTTGTTGTAGGAACACGCGACCCGAACCCATTAGTGAATGGAGATGGTATCAGAAAACTTAGAAAGTCCGGAATCCAAGTTGTTGAAGGACTACTCGAATCCGAAGCTAAACAACTGAATGAATTTTTTCACAAATACATCACTCAAAAATTACCGTTCGTAACATTAAAAATGGCACAAACACTTGACGGCAAAATTGCTGATTATAAAGGAAATTCGAGATGGATATCGAATTTTGAGACACGGAAAAAAGTTCACGAACTGCGTGCAAAGTATGATGCTATTTTAGTCGGTGCTAACACTGTGCGAAAAGATGATCCTGAATTGACTGTCCGATTGGTGAAGGGTAGAAATCCCATACGAGTGGTTTTAGATGGAAATCTTTCAGTTTCCAAAAAATCTAAAATATTTTTAAGTGCTCAAGAAATTTCTACATTATTATTCACATCCCAAAAGGGTTATCTGAAAAATCAGAATAAAGCATCATTCTTAAAAAATTTGGGTGTAAAGGTATTTGTGATAAAATCGAAATCTACAATCATATCAATAAAAACGGTTCTGAATATTCTGGCTAAAAACAGTATAGCTTCGATTTTGGTAGAAGGTGGCAGCGAAGTTTTTGCTCAATTTATTAAATTTCGCTTGGCTGATAAAATCATTTATACTATTGCTCCCAAAATTTTAGGGAAAGGAACTCCGGCTATTTCTGATAAAATCAGATTTCCAATTACAAATCCGTTCGAATTACAAGATGTTACATTCCAACAATGCGGTACGGATATGATGATCGATGGTTATATAAAAAAGAGAGAGAAATAAATGTTCACAGGAATCATTACAGAAATCGGGAAGATAGAATCTATCAATCGTGTAGGTAACGGATTGCAACTAAAAATTAAAGGACAGCATAGCGTTGCCGAACTGAATGTAAACGACAGCGTGGCGATCAATGGTGTATGCCAGACTGTAGTTGCAAAATCAAAAAACTGGTTTGAAGTCGTGGCAGTCGAAGAGACTTTAAAAAAAACTACTTTCTCTAATTTTAAAATCGGTGAAGCGGTCAATCTTGAATTGCCAATGAAGTTGAACGAACGACTCGGCGGGCATATTGTGCAGGGACATGTCGATTGTGTGGGGAAAATAAAATCTAAAACAAAACGAACCGCAAGCTGGATGTTTATGGTCGAAATTCCCAAAAATTTTGTAAAAAATGTTATACCCGTGGGTTCTATAGCCATCGACGGAGTTAGTTTAACAGTCGCCGAACTTGAAAATAATTTTGTAACGGTTTCAGTGATTCCTCACACAATGGAAAACACAATTTTTAAAAATCGAAAAGTAAATGACGGAGTGAATTTAGAATTCGATGTTCTCGGGAAATATGTTCTGAATTATTTTGACCATACTACATCCCCCAAAAAACAGAGCAAAATGTCAGTTAAGAAATTAAAAGGTATGGGTTTTTGATTATTAGCTCCCTTTTTCTTATTTTGTCTCAAAATTTTTAGTATTTATACAACGAATAAGGCAATTAAATGGAATTCAATGTTAAAGATTTGTTAACAATTTTACCGGTGCTGGGTGTTACAGTAACGGCATTCATCGTTATTATTATTGAAGCGACATTTCGGAAGAGTTCAAATATCAGCTATATTGTTTCAATCATCGGTTTGATTATTTCAATAGGTATGGCTGTGGAATCGTTCACTTGGCGAGGGACAAGTTTCTTCAATATGTTCAATGTTGGTGGATACGGAAATTTTTTCAGCATCCTGTTTATGTTTACTGCTTTATTCACAATCATTTTATCCAAAGATTATCTTATCAGGATGACGATTCACCAAGGGGAATATTACTCACTGATTTTATTCTCGACTGTGGGTATGATGTTTATGGCATCGGCAGCCGATTTAATAATCGTGTTTTTAGGACTTGAGTTGATGTCGATAAGTCTTTACGTCCTCGTCGGTTTTATGCGCAAACGTGTTAAATCAAACGAGGCAGCGCTTAAATATTTTTTTCTAGGTGCCTTTGCAACAGGGTTTTTACTCTACGGAATGGCTTTACTTTATGGAATTACCGGTTCTACAAATATTCAAACTATAATACAAAGTTTTCATATTTATTCTAATCTTCCATTACTCTGGATCGGAACAGGGCTTCTGTTAATCGGTTTAGCTTTTAAGGTAGCCGCTGTACCTTTTCATATGTGGGTTCCGGATGTTTACGAAGGCGCGCCAACTCCGATATCGGGATTTATGTCGACCGGAGCTAAGGCTGCTGCTTTCGCCGCATTCGTAATGATATTTGCGCACCAATTTCCCGGAGGCGATAGATTGAAAGATGCCTTATCGTTTCTTGCTGCAGCTTCAATGATTATTGGAAATATAATCGCCTTATCTCAAACCAACATCAAACGGATGCTTGCTTATTCGAGTATCGCACACGCAGGTTATCTGTTAGTTGGTTTGGCTGCCGCTAATGAAATGGGGAGAAGCGGTATTTTATTTTATCTCACAGCATATTCGTTTATGAATTTGGGTGCATTCGGTATTTTAGCTTTTCTTGAAAAAGATGATGATAAAAATTTGACGTTCGAGGATTATGCCGGATTATCTTCTCAATCTCCTTACTTAGCAGCGCTGATGGCGATTTTTATGTTCTCGCTAACGGGAATTCCACCATTCGCCGGCTTCTTCGGGAAATATTATATCTTTATGGCAGCCGTGAATGCAGGTCTCACTTGGCTTGCCATTTTAGGTGTCCTTATGTCGGTTGTTTCTGCTTACTATTACTTACGGATCGTCGTGGTGATGTATTTCAGAACAAGTGAGATACCATTTCACAGGCAAAATACTTCATTAAATAATTCTGTTTTATTTTTATTCGCAGCGGCGTTACTCGTGATTGGAATTTTACCCTCTTTGTTGATGAATATTATCGACAATTTATTTTAACATGATACCTATTGTTAATTCACGGGAGATGCGGGAATTTGACCGCAGAGCGATTGAGGACATCGGTATTCCCGGTTTAATTTTAATGGAAAACGCAGGACGTGGTATTGTTGATGCTATCAAACTAAAGTATGGATGCGTTTGTGAGAAAAAATTCTTAATCGTTTGCGGAAAAGGTAATAATGGCGGCGATGGTTTTGTAGTGGCACGGCACCTTTATAATCTGGGAGCAAATGTAGTTGGGATACTCTTAGGCAGTCCTAAAAATTTAAAAGGTGATGCTGAAATCAATTATAAAATCATTTCACATATCATATCCCAAAATAAGTCAAATAAGAATCTTCTTTTGCAGGAATACAAAGGATTGAAGCAACTTCAAGCTTTCCAAAATGTTGATTTTATTGTAGATGCAATATTCGGAACAGGATTCAACGGTAAACTTGAAAAATATTATGAAGAAGTAATTAATTGGATGAATTCCATCAGCCCACCTAAAATTTCGATTGATGTTCCTTCGGGTGTAAATTCTGATACTGGTGTTGTCGAAAGTGTTGCTGTAAAATCCGATTTAACAGTTACAATGGGATTGAAGAAAAACGGGTTACTCATTGGAAATTCAGTTAATTACATAAACGATTTAAAGGTTGCCGACATTTCGTTACCCAAGTATTTTTATGAGAGCTTTCCCTTTCAAACTTACGAAGTTGAAACTTCCGATATCGCCCAATCACTGCCTAAACGCTTGAAGACAGTTCATAAATATAATGTTGGAAAAATTTTAGTAATTGCCGGTTCGCCCGGCTACACAGGAGCCGCAGCGTTAGCTTCAAATTCAGCTTTAAAAACCGGAGCAGGCGCTGTTGCTCTTGCCACTACCCCAAGTGCATATCCAATTTTAGCAAAGAAATTGACCGAAGTAATGGTGCATCCTTTGAGTTACATTGAGTCGGAAAAGATTACGACTGAAAGCTACAAAAAATTAAACGAACTTATTGATTGGGCTGATGTTTTGATAATCGGTTGTGGTATTTCGTTGAAAGCCGAAGCAATTGAATTAGTCAATAAAATTTTACGCGAAGTTGATAAACCTCTTGTCCTCGATGCCGATGCACTCACAATTATTTCTGAAAATCTTTCCATTCTCAAAAAGCGGAAATCAAAAAACGTAATTCTTACACCTCACAGCGGCGAATTCGCGCGACTTACAAAACTTTCTCCCCCCGAAATTGAGTTGAATAAATTAATTATAGCACGCTCATTCAGTAAAGAATATAAATTAACATTAATTTTGAAAGGCGCCCCTACAATAACAATTTCTTCTAATGGAAGAGTATTCATCAATTCAACAGGTAATCCCGGTATGGCTACAGCAGGTTCAGGCGATGTGCTTGCAGGTATCATCGGTGGATTGTGGACTCAAGGAATGGATGAAGTGGAAGCTGCCTATAGTGGCGTGTTCATACACGGATTATCGGGCGATTTTGCAAAGCAGAAGTTAGGCGAGAGAAGTGTTTTAGCTCTTGATATTCAGAAGAACATTCATGGCGCATTAAAAATATTCGAATCGGAGAAACAATAATTTGCCGAATATAAATAGATTTTTCCGTTATCATTTACCCCCGTTTATTTGGGCATTTCTTATAATGATAGCTTCATCAATACCAGCAGATAAATTACCTACTGTACAAATTTTTGGCTGGGATAAAATTGCACACGTGTGTGTATTTTTTATTTTTGGAATTTTTATATTAAGGTCGCTATACAACCGGAACAAGACCATCAATTCAAAAAAACAAATTGCGATACTGACTTTAATATTCGTAGTATCATTCGGAATCTTTGATGAATTATTTCAATCTATTATTCCCGGCAGGACATCCGATATTTATGATTTGGTTGCAGATGCTGTAGGCGGCATTTTAGCAGTATCGTTTTTCAATTTCATCAATCGTTATGCAAGAAAAATAAGCGGTACCAAAGTTTCAGACTTATGATATCCGAGATTTTTTTACTCATTATTACATTGATGCTTTCAGCTCTGTATTCCGCATCTGAGATAAGTTTTATCGTTGCAAGCCGACTTAAAGCTGAAATAAGGTCAAAACAGAATACTTTTTTATCGAAACGAACTCTCGATCTTATAAGCAATCCACAAAAATTTTTAACAATTTCGCTTGTCGGAACAAATATATCGAATGTAGCATTTTCAACTTTGCTGACGATATTGCTTGTTTCTCTTTTTGATATCGGCTCGACATTCGTTTTGATAATCACAGTTATCGTCATATTAATTTTCGGGGAAATTATACCGAAAATATTCTTCAGAGAAAATGCCGATGCATCCATTCCG
Protein-coding sequences here:
- the bshB1 gene encoding bacillithiol biosynthesis deacetylase BshB1 — translated: MELDVLAIGAHPDDVELGCAGTVAKLVRLGHKVGILDLTEGELGTRGSRDIRAKEAETASKILGLSARENLYLPDGNIELNKENQIKLIRIIRKYKPKILLSPHWHDRHPDHSHAHHLSQHAWFYSGLVNLKTTLDGVNQKPWRPFHYFNYMMKYEFIPSFIVDISDVYDVRQKAVRAYKSQFFNPQSKDPETLLSKKSFLEFIDTRAKFYGQMIGAQYGDPLFSVKPFGVNDLFDLKIMRG
- the xseA gene encoding exodeoxyribonuclease VII large subunit — encoded protein: MQNEKILTVFELTRRIKSVLETDFSAVVVTGEISNFKRHPSGHIYFTIKDEKASISATIWRSRSAYLTFTPQDGMKVIARGSITVYEVRGSYQLDVVSLKPLGIGELQIAFEKLKQKLAAEGLFDPQHKKNLPEYPERIGIVTSPTGAAIQDILNIISRRFPSVEIILYPVKVQGAGAAEEIAEAISDLNKFGKVDVLIIGRGGGSIEDLWAFNEEVVARAIYASKIPVVSAIGHEIDFTIADFVSDLRAPTPSAAAELVVHNRYELIDNIRNFLYTMQQSLLSKVDNNRSHVAGLVSSYAFNNPIDKVRQFSQRIDELERLLDISFIHKFKSTKQYIAELANRIQSLNPENVIKRGYAIIYKNSNIVDSIENLASADDINIKFKNGYADATVNNTYTLNNEN
- a CDS encoding exodeoxyribonuclease VII small subunit → MKTKKTTDTIAEEQNFEQSMKRLEKIVNTLENGSVTLEDSLKMYEEGVDLSKKCLAKLENAEIKIKKLSKDLNGKLSLLEEDIEE
- the dxs gene encoding 1-deoxy-D-xylulose-5-phosphate synthase; the encoded protein is MTTGSYSILNKINSSTDLKKLNLNDLKILSDEIREFLIDSISKTGGHLSSSLGSVELTLALHYVFDTPGDKLVWDVGHQAYVHKIITGRRDVFHTLRQFGGISGFLKRSESEYDAFGAGHASTSISAALGMAIARDLANEKFRVLAIVGDGSMTGGMAFEAMNNAGLSKKNMTVILNDNNMSISPNVSAITNYFTELITNPEYNRLKANVWDLTGKLGTHGDRIRRLAVKLEEGIKVIITPGMLFEAFGFRYFGPMNGHNIPKLVRLFNHIKDLPGPILVHVVTQKGKGYQPAEDNSTKMHGVSAFDIDTGKSIKVAAAPPSYTEIAGRTIVDLAKQNQKIVGITAAMPDGTGLDQLQREIPERFFDVGIAEQHAVTFAAGLATQGYVPFVAVYSSFLQRAIDQVIHDVALQHLHVVFAIDRGGIVGSDGPTHHGVFDLAYLRMIPEMVIMSPKDENELRNMFYTAANYDKHIAIRYPRGNGLGVTISEKYEELKIGKGEVVREGSDVAILAIGNMVHHSVLAAEILTQATIQTEVVNMRFVKPLDSELIDQIVEKFKYIVTVEDGVLAGGFGSAVLEYMNRKNVKNVSVLNLGIEDTFITHGTPDELYKLIKIDPVGIAESVKYFLQQK
- a CDS encoding Gfo/Idh/MocA family oxidoreductase — its product is MEKLKIGVIGLGWVAQVFHLPSLKKNNDVEVTALCDKDKAKLKSVGEKFGVRQLYTSFEEMLASEKLNAVTICTPTDTHRSIAVAALNSALDVFVERPIARQYNEAVEIAETVNRTKQKLMVGMNNRFRPDLMMLKSIIENGELGEIFYLKAAWVKKLGSNNPWLTQKEKSGGGVFLDLGLGALDTLLWAVNFNPVKRVSAVTYNHTTKSVEDSCIAFLETKNGTTLNLETSWSFHVSGDSFSCEIFGTKGSAQLNPLRINKMIGGDVVSVTPVKSETPQNILKKSYEIELKHFIGAAKGLHPVISTADEAVQRMKVVDAVYKSAKLKKEIVLK
- the ribD gene encoding bifunctional diaminohydroxyphosphoribosylaminopyrimidine deaminase/5-amino-6-(5-phosphoribosylamino)uracil reductase RibD, with protein sequence MKNAEDEKYLQECFKLAQKGAGYVSPNPLVGCVIVKDGKIIGRGYHKQFSKAHAEVNAFKQAKNSVKGATLYVNLEPCSYFGKTPPCSDLIISKGIKRVVVGTRDPNPLVNGDGIRKLRKSGIQVVEGLLESEAKQLNEFFHKYITQKLPFVTLKMAQTLDGKIADYKGNSRWISNFETRKKVHELRAKYDAILVGANTVRKDDPELTVRLVKGRNPIRVVLDGNLSVSKKSKIFLSAQEISTLLFTSQKGYLKNQNKASFLKNLGVKVFVIKSKSTIISIKTVLNILAKNSIASILVEGGSEVFAQFIKFRLADKIIYTIAPKILGKGTPAISDKIRFPITNPFELQDVTFQQCGTDMMIDGYIKKREK
- a CDS encoding riboflavin synthase; translated protein: MFTGIITEIGKIESINRVGNGLQLKIKGQHSVAELNVNDSVAINGVCQTVVAKSKNWFEVVAVEETLKKTTFSNFKIGEAVNLELPMKLNERLGGHIVQGHVDCVGKIKSKTKRTASWMFMVEIPKNFVKNVIPVGSIAIDGVSLTVAELENNFVTVSVIPHTMENTIFKNRKVNDGVNLEFDVLGKYVLNYFDHTTSPKKQSKMSVKKLKGMGF
- a CDS encoding NADH-quinone oxidoreductase subunit N, with the protein product MEFNVKDLLTILPVLGVTVTAFIVIIIEATFRKSSNISYIVSIIGLIISIGMAVESFTWRGTSFFNMFNVGGYGNFFSILFMFTALFTIILSKDYLIRMTIHQGEYYSLILFSTVGMMFMASAADLIIVFLGLELMSISLYVLVGFMRKRVKSNEAALKYFFLGAFATGFLLYGMALLYGITGSTNIQTIIQSFHIYSNLPLLWIGTGLLLIGLAFKVAAVPFHMWVPDVYEGAPTPISGFMSTGAKAAAFAAFVMIFAHQFPGGDRLKDALSFLAAASMIIGNIIALSQTNIKRMLAYSSIAHAGYLLVGLAAANEMGRSGILFYLTAYSFMNLGAFGILAFLEKDDDKNLTFEDYAGLSSQSPYLAALMAIFMFSLTGIPPFAGFFGKYYIFMAAVNAGLTWLAILGVLMSVVSAYYYLRIVVVMYFRTSEIPFHRQNTSLNNSVLFLFAAALLVIGILPSLLMNIIDNLF
- a CDS encoding NAD(P)H-hydrate dehydratase, translated to MIPIVNSREMREFDRRAIEDIGIPGLILMENAGRGIVDAIKLKYGCVCEKKFLIVCGKGNNGGDGFVVARHLYNLGANVVGILLGSPKNLKGDAEINYKIISHIISQNKSNKNLLLQEYKGLKQLQAFQNVDFIVDAIFGTGFNGKLEKYYEEVINWMNSISPPKISIDVPSGVNSDTGVVESVAVKSDLTVTMGLKKNGLLIGNSVNYINDLKVADISLPKYFYESFPFQTYEVETSDIAQSLPKRLKTVHKYNVGKILVIAGSPGYTGAAALASNSALKTGAGAVALATTPSAYPILAKKLTEVMVHPLSYIESEKITTESYKKLNELIDWADVLIIGCGISLKAEAIELVNKILREVDKPLVLDADALTIISENLSILKKRKSKNVILTPHSGEFARLTKLSPPEIELNKLIIARSFSKEYKLTLILKGAPTITISSNGRVFINSTGNPGMATAGSGDVLAGIIGGLWTQGMDEVEAAYSGVFIHGLSGDFAKQKLGERSVLALDIQKNIHGALKIFESEKQ
- a CDS encoding VanZ family protein, whose protein sequence is MPNINRFFRYHLPPFIWAFLIMIASSIPADKLPTVQIFGWDKIAHVCVFFIFGIFILRSLYNRNKTINSKKQIAILTLIFVVSFGIFDELFQSIIPGRTSDIYDLVADAVGGILAVSFFNFINRYARKISGTKVSDL